The DNA sequence TAATCCTGCTAAAACAAAGAATTCATCTTTAATTTTTAATCTTTTATTGTCTATTTCTCCAATTGAAGCTTGCAAGTCAACTGCAAAGTTTTTAGCTATGCTTCTAGCTACTGTTAATTTAGACAACGGTGGTACAATACTATAATCATCGGTATCAAAATATCCGTCAAAGATACCACGAACAGAAGTATAGTCTACCGCATGAGCTCCAATCCCGATATACCACTTATCCGAAATGTTTTGAGCAAATACAGTAGTTGCTAACGTTGTAGCCAATCCTGTAAGTAACAAATTGAACTTTTTCATATATAAAAATCTAATTTTTAGGTTGCAAAGTAACATTTTTATTATCTAACTCCCAAGAAAAAATTAATATTTCTTTACCATTCTGTTAATATTTCGTTTGGATTCTCTTTCTTTTATCGCTTCTCTTTTGTCATATAATTTTTTCCCTTTCGCTAGATATACTTGGATCTTCGCGATTCCTTTTTCATTGATATACAATTTTGTAGGAACAATCGTTAATCCTGTTTCTTTAGTTTTTCTTAACAGTTTGTTAATTTCCTTTTTATGTAATAACAGTTTTCTTTCCCTTTTTATTGTATGATTATAACGAGTTCCGTAATAATATTCGTCAATGGTCATATTTATTACATATAATTCACCATTAATAATCTGACAAAAACTCTCTGCAATACTTGCTTTCCCTAATCTAATAGATTTTATCTCAGTACCATGTAAAACTATTCCTGCCTCATATTTATC is a window from the Apibacter sp. B3706 genome containing:
- the smpB gene encoding SsrA-binding protein SmpB, which translates into the protein MKFENKVNILNRKARFNYELLDKYEAGIVLHGTEIKSIRLGKASIAESFCQIINGELYVINMTIDEYYYGTRYNHTIKRERKLLLHKKEINKLLRKTKETGLTIVPTKLYINEKGIAKIQVYLAKGKKLYDKREAIKERESKRNINRMVKKY